A part of Anabas testudineus chromosome 9, fAnaTes1.2, whole genome shotgun sequence genomic DNA contains:
- the ubl4a gene encoding ubiquitin-like protein 4A, with translation MILTVKPLQGKECSVQVTEDEKVSTVKQLVSERLNIPANQQRLLYKGKALADEHRLSDYSIGHEAKLNLVIRPAGERTGASGTAASSSSCSTHSGVWQMVSTILARHFSPADAAKVHEQLIKDYERSLRQLSLDDIERLAGRLLHPDGEGMDTSYMD, from the exons ATGATTCTTACGGTGAAACCCCTTCAAGGAAAAGAATGTAGTGTACAG GTGACTGAAGATGAAAAGGTCTCCACAGTGAAGCAACTTGTATCGGAACGTCTCAACATACCAGCAAACCAGCAGCGGTTGCTCTATAAAGGAAAGGCACTTGCAG ATGAACACAGGCTCAGTGATTACTCCATTGGACATGAGGCTAAATTGAATCTCGTAATCCGTCCAGCGGGAGAGAGGACTGGGGCTTCGGGgacagcagccagcagcagcagctgcagcacgcATAGTGGTGTGTGGCAGATGGTGTCCACTATACTTGCTAGACACTTTAGTCCAGCAGATGCAGCAAAGGTCCATGAGCAGCTTATTAAG gACTATGAACGTTCACTTCGACAGCTTAGTCTTGACGACATTGAGCGTTTAGCAGGAAGACTGCTTCACCCAGACGGAGAGGGCATGGACACCTCATACATGGACTAA